A DNA window from Ovis aries strain OAR_USU_Benz2616 breed Rambouillet chromosome 7, ARS-UI_Ramb_v3.0, whole genome shotgun sequence contains the following coding sequences:
- the SDR39U1 gene encoding epimerase family protein SDR39U1 isoform X1: MRVLVGGGTGFIGTALTQLLKARGHEVTLISRKPGPDRITWDDLTTSGLPRCDAAVNLAGENILNPLRRWNAAFQKEVLSSRLETTQTLARAIAKAPQPPQAWALVTGVAYYQPSLTAEYDEDSPGGDFDFFSNLVTKWEAAARLPGDSTRQVVVRSGVVLGRGGGAIGHMLLPFRLGLGGPIGSGHQFFPWIHIRDLAGILAHALETSHVQGILNGVAPASSTTNAEFARALGTALGRPAFIPLPTAVVQAVFGQERAVMLLEGQKVVPRRTLAAGYQYSFPELGAALKEVIA; the protein is encoded by the exons GGGCCACGAAGTGACGTTGATCTCCCGAAAGCCAGGGCCAGATCGGATCACGTGG GATGATCTCACGACGTCGGGGTTGCCCCGCTGTGATGCTGCAGTCAACCTGGCGGGAGAGAACATCCTCAACCCTCTCCGCAG GTGGAATGCAGCCTTTCAAAAAGAAGTTCTCAGCAGCCGCCTGGAGACCACCCAAACACTGGCTAGAGCCATAGCCAAGGCCCCACAACCCCCCCAGGCCTGGGCCTTAGTCACAGGTGTAG CTTACTACCAGCCCAGTCTGACTGCGGAGTACGACGAGGACAGCCCAGGAGGGGATTTCGACTTTTTTTCCAACCTCGTAACCAAATGGGAAGCTGCAGCCAGGCTTCCTGGAGATTCTACACGCCAAGTGGTGGTGCGCTCCG GGGTTGTGCTGGGTCGTGGAGGCGGTGCCATTGGTCATATGCTGTTGCCTTTCCGCCTGGGCCTGGGGGGCCCCATTGGCTCAGGTCACCAGTTCTTCCCCTGGATTCACATCAGAGACCTTGCGGGAATCCTGGCCCATGCCCTTGAAACAAGCCATGTGCAGGGGATCCTGAACGGAGTGGCTCCTGCCTCTTCCACTACCAATGCTGAGTTTGCCCGGGCCTTGGGCACAGCCTTGGGCCGCCCAGCCttcatccctctccccactgccgTGGTACAAGCTGTCTTTGGACAAGAACGTGCCGTCATGCTGCTGGAGGGCCAGAAGGTGGTTCCACGGCGGACACTGGCTGCTGGCTaccagtattctttcccagagCTGGGGGCTGCCTTGAAGGAAGTCATAGCCTAA
- the SDR39U1 gene encoding epimerase family protein SDR39U1 isoform X2, with translation MISRRRGCPAVMLQSTWRERTSSTLSAAYYQPSLTAEYDEDSPGGDFDFFSNLVTKWEAAARLPGDSTRQVVVRSGVVLGRGGGAIGHMLLPFRLGLGGPIGSGHQFFPWIHIRDLAGILAHALETSHVQGILNGVAPASSTTNAEFARALGTALGRPAFIPLPTAVVQAVFGQERAVMLLEGQKVVPRRTLAAGYQYSFPELGAALKEVIA, from the exons ATGATCTCACGACGTCGGGGTTGCCCCGCTGTGATGCTGCAGTCAACCTGGCGGGAGAGAACATCCTCAACCCTCTCCGCAG CTTACTACCAGCCCAGTCTGACTGCGGAGTACGACGAGGACAGCCCAGGAGGGGATTTCGACTTTTTTTCCAACCTCGTAACCAAATGGGAAGCTGCAGCCAGGCTTCCTGGAGATTCTACACGCCAAGTGGTGGTGCGCTCCG GGGTTGTGCTGGGTCGTGGAGGCGGTGCCATTGGTCATATGCTGTTGCCTTTCCGCCTGGGCCTGGGGGGCCCCATTGGCTCAGGTCACCAGTTCTTCCCCTGGATTCACATCAGAGACCTTGCGGGAATCCTGGCCCATGCCCTTGAAACAAGCCATGTGCAGGGGATCCTGAACGGAGTGGCTCCTGCCTCTTCCACTACCAATGCTGAGTTTGCCCGGGCCTTGGGCACAGCCTTGGGCCGCCCAGCCttcatccctctccccactgccgTGGTACAAGCTGTCTTTGGACAAGAACGTGCCGTCATGCTGCTGGAGGGCCAGAAGGTGGTTCCACGGCGGACACTGGCTGCTGGCTaccagtattctttcccagagCTGGGGGCTGCCTTGAAGGAAGTCATAGCCTAA